The Spirosoma oryzicola region TTTGAGTTTCCGCGATGGTTGATCATAGAAATTGGCGGCTACCAATCCCATCGACCGGGCGGAATCCAGCACCCCTACGTAGGCAACCTGCGGATTAATGTCATCCGGAAGTTCTTCGCACAAAATCGCTGCGGCTCCCTGACGAACGGCGGTTGCGATAAAATTGTGGCCGTCGGTAACGGTTCCGCGCACGGCCACGAACAAACTACCCGGACCAACCTTGCGGGAGTCCATGGTGATACCGGTAATCTCGGTTTCCATACTGCCCGAAGTCGCCAGCAGGGATACTTTATAGAAAAGGTCTTTAAGCTGCATATAGATGGAACGAGTCTCATACCCGTCTTGCGATTGCAAAAAAACGGATTGAGACTCGTTCTACCTAATTTTCGGGAAGACGACCTGTATTGTCAGGAATCAGTAAAACGCGTGATAGGCTGCTAAGTGAGTGGTGTCGGCGGGGCCGCCCGCGCGGTTCTCAAAAACCGACACCACCAGAGAAGAATATTAGAGTAGGCAAATCCAATAGTTCGGACAATATAGGAAGACGACCGGGCCGTACTTTAGCCCATTTTCAGTGTAATCACCTTCGAACTTACTTCGTCAGCCCCTGCTCCGGGCGTAATGGATTGCTCTTTAACCTTCCCGTGTCCTTCGATAACGACTCTGAAGCCACGATTTTCCAGCAGATACACAGCATCACGCAAGGTTAGCCCGCGCACATCAGGAACCTGGCCGGGCCGGGTTGGACGCGATTTCCAGCGACCATTCTTCGTCACCTCTACCCAGCCTTCCGTAGCGGGTTCGTTCTTGATGTTCAGCGTTCCGTCTATGGTATGCAGGTCATCGGCGTATCCGGCCAGCAATCCGGTTGTTGAACGTGGTTGCGACGCCTTCGCGCGAATCGGGGCATGCATCCGAATATCGTAGGCAACAATCCGGTCGGCTACCTCTTTGAAAACAGGAGCGGCCACAGCACCCGCATAAAGCAAGTCAATGTTGTCGCCCTGCGGTGTATCGACAACCGTGATCATGCTGTATTTGGGTTTATCAGCCGGAAAATAGCCGATAAATGACGTATAATATTTTCCGACCTGGTACCGACCGTTGATAATTTTTTGAGCTGTACCCGTTTTACCCGCAATCGCGTAATTAGGATTATTGATATGTTTGGCAGTCCCGTGCTCCACAACGCCCCGTAATAGTTCCTGCGCTTTGCGGGCGGTTTGTGGGGAACAGATTGGCTCTGGCAATACATAAGGAGCATTGTCCTCGATAACTTCATCGGCCAGTTTAACCTGCTTGACAATCATTGGTCTTACCCATTTACCGCCGTTAGCCACGGCGTTATAAAATGCCAGCATTTGCAAGGGCGTAATCTGCATTTCGTATCCGTACGACATGGAGGTGAGTGACACCTTACTCCAGCCTTTCATGTCGGGGTTACGAACAATTGGATTGGCTTCGCCTTTCATGTGAATGCCCGTTGGCTTGTCCAGATGAAAGCGACGCAGGTATTCGCAGTAGCGGTCGGCCCGGCTGTAGAAATAGCTTTTCATAAGCAGGTGCGTGCCGACATTCGACGATTTTTCGAAAACCTCGCGGGCCGTAATCGTTCCTTTTCCGTGCCGGGAAGCATCGTGAATGTTAAGACCGTTGTAGCGCGCTGACCCATTTCCCGTAGCCACCAGTTGGTTAAGCGAAATGGCTTTCTCTTCCATCAGGGCCATCATCGTGGCTAACTTAAACGTAGAACCTGGATCGGTACGTCCTGCTAAGGCATGGTTGAAGTTCTCGACGTATCGATTCCCTTGTTTTGTCAGATTGGCCATCGCCCGAATTTCACCCGTGGCTACCTCCATCACGATGACGCTTCCTTTGGCCGCGTTGTATTTCTCAAGTGCCGAGTGCAAAGCCGTTTCGGCCATATCCTGATAGTTGACGTCGATGGTGGTGTACAGATCCATACCGGGTTCGGGCTTCATCTCTGGTCCATCGTCAACGGGTTTGCGAACGCCCCCCGATAGCACCTCGACCAGCCCAACGGCGTTTTTACCCGCCAGCGCCGGTTGAAAACTAGCTTCCAGTCCCATCAGACCGCGCCCGGTTCGAGCGTCAAGATTGCCGATTGTCCGCTCTGCCATGCGCCCGAACGGATGGTATCGATCGTAGTAGGGCCGCAACACCCCGCCCCGAGCCGCCACTTTCGGCGTTGAGCGGAAGAATGGCCACTTTAGCATGTATTGCCGTTCCTGAAACGTAACACGCCGACGATTCAGCAGTACATACCGGCGTTTACGAGCGCGGGCATCGCTGACCAGATCCGTATAATCCCTGGCCGAACGGTCGCCATAAATGCGAGAAAGCAGCAGACCCAATGAATCTTTCTTTTTCTCGAAATAATCGGGCTTGGCCATCGTCGGATCAAGGCCAACCACGTAGCTCGGTAATGACGTTGCCAGCAAACTGCCGTCGGTGGCGTAAATATTGCCGCGCATAGCCCGGATGGTATCGCGCTGGATAAGCGTTGCCGCTACGCGATCACGCCAGAATTTTCCTTTGAACGTTTGAAAATACTGCACGTACACAAGCCGAAACACGACACTCATCGCCAGGACGATAACAATGTAGAAGACGTGATTAGCCCGCTGAATGATGTCCTGTTTAATGTTCATCGCTTTTGACAACTACTTTGTGGGGTGGGTTCTGGCTATCCGTCAATCCTAGCGCGGCCATGCGTTTGCTAAGCTCAGACTGTTTGCCACTTTTCATAAAATCAGCCTGCAAAACGGTATACTGCGACCGGAGTTCATCGACCTGCGTTTTGGTCCGCTGAATCCGACGCACCAGCCGTTCGGCATTGTGGTTTAACCCAATGTAAATAACGAGCAGAAATGTGACCCACAGAATGCGGTCGATGTGCCGAATAGGCCAGGCATTGTCTTCACCGAACAGCCGGTCCAGTCCAATAAAGTCATTCAGCCACGAGGCAATCCAGAGCCTGCGCCGTTGCTTTTTCTGCTTAGCCCCCTGCTCGGGTTGACGAAATGTATTTTTAGCCATGATAGGTCGGGATTCCTGTGCACAAAGTAACAAAAAACGTCCGGCCACTGGTAGCCTATAAATAAGAAACGATGGCCCCCTCTTGAGAAAGAGCCATCGCTTCCAGCAAACATAACTAGCTTACTTTATTCTTTCCAGCGCCACTCGTTGGCAATCTGCAACGGCGTTCTGAGACCCTGAGCGACCAGATAATCACGCGTTTGCGTATCGGTCTGGCGACGGGTTGGAATGTCGTCGGCATCGGCAAGTGCAAAGAGCAGCATGGTTGAATACCGAACCGTATTTTTTAGCTGATCGGCATCGACCAGGTTGATCCGGTCGCAGTTGGCGTGGTAGCAATCCAGCACTTCGCGCGAAAGATGACCGTTCATGCCAACCACGGGAACGCCTTCGAGCATAAAGGGCTGATGATCGGAATGCAGCCCAGCCTGATTTTGCATCTGGTTGGCAAACGCCGGTTCTGCCCGTTTCATGGTTTCACCGACGGTGCTCAAAAACGGAACGATATCGGAGCGGCCGAAGGCATTCAGCCCCGTTGGGTCGTTGGTCATGTCCAGGTTCAACATGTAGCGAACCTTATCGAGTTGTCCTTTCTTTTTCAGATTTTCAACCATCGCCCGCGAACCAAGCAAGCCCTGCTCCTCGCCCATAAACAGGACAAACTCAATTGTCCGCTTTGGTTTTAGTTTCAATGCCTTGAACGTCCGGGCGATATCCATAACGGCAAACGAACCAATCCCGTTGTCAATCGCCCCGGTTGCCAGATCCCAGGAATCCAGATGCCCACCGACGATGATTTTCTCATCGGGGTACTTCGAGCCTTTCAAGGTAGCAATCACGTTACGCGCCCGAATTTTCCGGCTCGTATTCGCCATGTCGATTATCGCGTGCAAAGGACTCATTTCTTCCTGCATCCACGCCCGCAAAGCCTGCCCACTTTCGTAGGAGATACACACCGACGGAATGGGGATCAGCTTGCCCGTAACCGATGCTGTACCCGTCAGCAGTACATTGCCCGGTACGAGGTTGACCATGATGACACCCGCAGCACCGTATTGAATGGCCAGGGCCGTTTTCTCAGAACGATGCAGATTTCGAGCGCCTTTCGTTGGTGCCGCCAAACCAATGTTGACAAGCGCCACTTTACCTTTCAGCTTATCTTTCAAAGCCGCAAAATCGCCCTCGAGTCCGTTGCCGACATCGATGATTTCGCCTTTTACGTGCGCATCCACCGGCGAATGAGCCAGCGATACCACCTGTAGTTCACGAAAATTATCACTGCGATTGGGCACAACCGACAGCGTAACCGTGTCGCGCGTCCAGGCTTCCACCTCAAAAGGCTCGTACTGAACGTCTTTGAACCCATACGACGACAGTAGATCAAAGGCGTAGGTTTCGGCGCGGGTTCCGTTTGGGCTGCCCGTCAGCCGGTGTCCTACCTGCTTCGTTGCGTCGGAGAGTGTTTCGAAAGCCCGGCTATGTTGCACAACCTCCTCATTGATCCTGAGAAAGGCTTTTTCGAGCGAAATTGAGTTGAACGTAAAAGCGGCCAGCAAACCGGCGGTACCGAAACAAAAGAAGACGAACCGAAAAGAAGATACGTAAAGAGTTCGGTGCATAAAGGCGTGTTTAATTCTTCGCTAAATATACAAAAAAGGTCGCTGATTATGGGACTAAAAAGGTAGACACCCTATCTACTAAAAGCGTTCGTTTTAAGACCTAAACTATTTTTACGGTGACAGGTGCGTCATTTATTATTGTTCGGGCGTTTGGTGCTTCATCGGTTTCAGGTAAACCGTTTGCCGACCAGCTAACCAAACCGGATCAATACCAGTCAGACCAAAGACGCGATCCCAACTCCGCTCGAAGCAGTGAGCCGCATCAGGAAACGTAATCGAAACGGCCAGCGCGCGTTCGTAAAAAGACAAAGGGTGCCGTACAATAGCTTCCCGGTGAATAGCGAACTGCGCACCGAGCACAAAGGTGTACAGGTCTGGTCCATCGGTATCAAACAAAGCCCGGTGAAAGCCGCGCAGGTCAAGACCGCGTCCGTCTTCGTTTTTACTCCACGGTTGAAAGAGCCGCTCCCCCCGGTTGTCGTCCGTATCGATTAAGTGCCCTAACCAGCGAAACGGCATTTGAACCGGATCGCCAATGGTATCAGGCTGTCCGGAAAAGGATCGCATCGTTTTTTTGAAGTCGTACGCATGGTCAAACGGCTTTCCCTGACAAAATACGGTCCATTGGGCTAGCGAATCGTAGCGGCTGACGATGTGATGCAAGTACGTATGCGCTTCCCGCCCAATGTTAGGAAGTGGAATAGCCCCCGCTCCCGCCGAATGATCCGCGCTTTTGTCGTAAACAGTCATGCGAAGCTGCGCAGGCAGATTACGGAGCCAGTTCAGGTTTTCGGTATAGCGGGCAACAACGAGTTCGAGTGGTAGCACAGAATCCAATAGCGTTTGCAGAATTACGGCAAAGAAACCGGGTTTGCGCCGTTAATCCTTTATTTTCTCGACGGTCAGTCTGTAAACCTTTATTTTTACAAGCCAGCTCCAGAAACGAACTATGAAACGAACGTGTTTTACGTTTATAACCACACTCACGCTGTACAGCATGACGCAAGCACAACCCCTTACGGCTCCCAAAGCCGCTATCAAACCGAAAGAACTGATTACCAACGGTCACAAGCGGACTGATAATTATTACTACCTCAACGAGCGCGAAAACCCGGAGGTCATCAAATACCTCAACGCCGAAAATGCCTACCTCGAACAGGTACTCGCTCCGGTCAAAGGCTTACAGGATAAGCTCTTCGAGGAAATGAAGGGCCGGATCAAGCAACAGGACGAATCGGTTCCATACAAAGAAGGACCCTACTATTATTACACGCGCTACATAACCGGGGGCGAATATCCAATCTACTGCCGCAAAAAAGGCTCGCTGGAAGGTGCCGAAGAAATTATGTTCGACGGCAATGCCCTGGCGAAAGGCCACAACTATTATCAGCTTGGTGGCTATGAGGTATCAGACAATGACGAGCTGGCCATTTTTGCCGAAGATACTGTTAGTCGCCGGTTGTACACGCTGCGCATCAAGAACCTGAAAACGGGTCAGGTTTATCCCGAAACCATTGCGGACACGGAAGCGGGAAGTTTTGCCTGGGCTACGGATAACAAGACGCTTTTTTACATCAAGAAAGATCCGCAAACTTTACTCGGCTATCAGGTATACCGCCACGTGTTAGGTACCGATCCAAAGACCGATGTGCTGGTGTACGAGGAAGAAGACAACCAGTTTTACATGGGCCTGGGCCGGTCGAAGTCGAAAAAATACATCACGATTGGTTCGGACCATAACGGTGTATCAACGGAATACCGGCTACTCGAAGCTAGCCAGCCGATGGGTACGTTCAAATCGTTTCTGCCCCGCGAGAAAGGCCACGAGTACGAGATTGTCCATTACAAAGATAAGTTCTACGTTCGTACGAACTGGAAAGCCGAAAACTTCCGCCTGATGGAAGTACCCGAAGGCAAGACCACCGACCGTACCGCCTGGAAAGAAGTGATTCCTCATCGCCCGGACGTGTATCTGGCCGACATTGACGTATTTGCCAATCACCTCGTATTGGGCGAACGCAAAGCGGGCTTGACCAACATTCGGGTAATCAATCAGAAGACGAAAACCGACGAGTATCTCGACTTTGGCGAACCGGCCTACGTAGCGGGCATCGGCTACAACCCTGATTTCAACACCAACGTGTTGCGGTACAGCTACGCATCGCTGACAACGCCCAACTCGACTTTTGATTACAACATGGACACCCACGACAAAACGTTGCTCAAACAACAGGAAGTGCTGGGTGGCTTTGACAAAAATAATTACGTATCGGAACGGTTCTACGTCACCGCCCGCGATGGTGCGCAAGTGCCGGTTTCGCTGGTGTACCGCAAAGGCACAAAGAAAGACGGTTCGGCTCCGCTGCTTCAATATTCGTACGGATCGTATGGCTACTCGACCGATCCCGGATTTAGCTCTACGCGGTTGAGTCTGCTCGACCGGGGCTTTATCTACGCCATTGCGCACATCCGGGGTGGGCAGGAAATGGGCCGTCGGTGGTACGAAGATGGAAAGATGCTGAAAAAGAAAAACACCTTCAACGACTTCGTAGATGTATCCGAATACCTCATCAAAAACAAGTACACCAGCGCCGACAAGTTGTTTGCCATGGGTGGCAGCGCGGGTGGTTTACTGATGGGTGCCGTAATTAATCAGGCTCCACAACTGTACCGGGGCGTTGTGGCAGCGGTACCGTTCGTCGATGTTGTGACCACGATGCTCGACGAAAGTATTCCGCTCACGACGGGCGAGTTTGAGGAATGGGGCAATCCGAAACAGCCGGTTTATTACGATTACATGCTGTCGTATTCGCCTTACGACAACGTCGAGAAAAAAGCGTACCCGAACCTACTCGTAACTACGGGTCTGCACGATTCGCAGGTGCAATACTGGGAACCCGCCAAGTGGGTCGCGAAACTCAGAACGTTGAAAACGGATAACAACCAATTGCTGCTGCACACCAACATGGAAGCGGGGCACGGTGGCGCATCGGGACGATTCCAGGCATTGAAAGAAATTGCTCTGGAGTTTGCTTTTATGCTCAATCTGGTTGGCGAAAAACAATAAGCCCGTTCTTTAATCGAACGCCCTCTGCAAACGAATTTTTCCGTTTCAGAGGGCGTTTCCCGTTATATGTCATCAAACCAGCCCCAGGTCGTTCGTATTCCGACGCTTAGCAAAGACAACCCGTCTTTATCGAAAAATCAGAAAGAATTTAACCGGCTGACGGCGAAAATAGGTGAGCTAGAGGACGAGCTGAGCCAATTCCGCGCGCAGGCAACGACCATCCAGCAACGAATTTACACCGAATACGAACCGCTGTTGCGGGAGTACAATGGGCATAAAGCAACCCTTGTGCGAGTTTTCGACCGCGCTTATGAACGTCCCGAAGCGACCAAGAACGAAAAGAAAAAACTGGCCGACCTGATCGTCAATCTAGC contains the following coding sequences:
- a CDS encoding penicillin-binding protein translates to MNIKQDIIQRANHVFYIVIVLAMSVVFRLVYVQYFQTFKGKFWRDRVAATLIQRDTIRAMRGNIYATDGSLLATSLPSYVVGLDPTMAKPDYFEKKKDSLGLLLSRIYGDRSARDYTDLVSDARARKRRYVLLNRRRVTFQERQYMLKWPFFRSTPKVAARGGVLRPYYDRYHPFGRMAERTIGNLDARTGRGLMGLEASFQPALAGKNAVGLVEVLSGGVRKPVDDGPEMKPEPGMDLYTTIDVNYQDMAETALHSALEKYNAAKGSVIVMEVATGEIRAMANLTKQGNRYVENFNHALAGRTDPGSTFKLATMMALMEEKAISLNQLVATGNGSARYNGLNIHDASRHGKGTITAREVFEKSSNVGTHLLMKSYFYSRADRYCEYLRRFHLDKPTGIHMKGEANPIVRNPDMKGWSKVSLTSMSYGYEMQITPLQMLAFYNAVANGGKWVRPMIVKQVKLADEVIEDNAPYVLPEPICSPQTARKAQELLRGVVEHGTAKHINNPNYAIAGKTGTAQKIINGRYQVGKYYTSFIGYFPADKPKYSMITVVDTPQGDNIDLLYAGAVAAPVFKEVADRIVAYDIRMHAPIRAKASQPRSTTGLLAGYADDLHTIDGTLNIKNEPATEGWVEVTKNGRWKSRPTRPGQVPDVRGLTLRDAVYLLENRGFRVVIEGHGKVKEQSITPGAGADEVSSKVITLKMG
- a CDS encoding DUF3431 domain-containing protein gives rise to the protein MLPLELVVARYTENLNWLRNLPAQLRMTVYDKSADHSAGAGAIPLPNIGREAHTYLHHIVSRYDSLAQWTVFCQGKPFDHAYDFKKTMRSFSGQPDTIGDPVQMPFRWLGHLIDTDDNRGERLFQPWSKNEDGRGLDLRGFHRALFDTDGPDLYTFVLGAQFAIHREAIVRHPLSFYERALAVSITFPDAAHCFERSWDRVFGLTGIDPVWLAGRQTVYLKPMKHQTPEQ
- a CDS encoding S9 family peptidase yields the protein MKRTCFTFITTLTLYSMTQAQPLTAPKAAIKPKELITNGHKRTDNYYYLNERENPEVIKYLNAENAYLEQVLAPVKGLQDKLFEEMKGRIKQQDESVPYKEGPYYYYTRYITGGEYPIYCRKKGSLEGAEEIMFDGNALAKGHNYYQLGGYEVSDNDELAIFAEDTVSRRLYTLRIKNLKTGQVYPETIADTEAGSFAWATDNKTLFYIKKDPQTLLGYQVYRHVLGTDPKTDVLVYEEEDNQFYMGLGRSKSKKYITIGSDHNGVSTEYRLLEASQPMGTFKSFLPREKGHEYEIVHYKDKFYVRTNWKAENFRLMEVPEGKTTDRTAWKEVIPHRPDVYLADIDVFANHLVLGERKAGLTNIRVINQKTKTDEYLDFGEPAYVAGIGYNPDFNTNVLRYSYASLTTPNSTFDYNMDTHDKTLLKQQEVLGGFDKNNYVSERFYVTARDGAQVPVSLVYRKGTKKDGSAPLLQYSYGSYGYSTDPGFSSTRLSLLDRGFIYAIAHIRGGQEMGRRWYEDGKMLKKKNTFNDFVDVSEYLIKNKYTSADKLFAMGGSAGGLLMGAVINQAPQLYRGVVAAVPFVDVVTTMLDESIPLTTGEFEEWGNPKQPVYYDYMLSYSPYDNVEKKAYPNLLVTTGLHDSQVQYWEPAKWVAKLRTLKTDNNQLLLHTNMEAGHGGASGRFQALKEIALEFAFMLNLVGEKQ
- a CDS encoding M20/M25/M40 family metallo-hydrolase; its protein translation is MHRTLYVSSFRFVFFCFGTAGLLAAFTFNSISLEKAFLRINEEVVQHSRAFETLSDATKQVGHRLTGSPNGTRAETYAFDLLSSYGFKDVQYEPFEVEAWTRDTVTLSVVPNRSDNFRELQVVSLAHSPVDAHVKGEIIDVGNGLEGDFAALKDKLKGKVALVNIGLAAPTKGARNLHRSEKTALAIQYGAAGVIMVNLVPGNVLLTGTASVTGKLIPIPSVCISYESGQALRAWMQEEMSPLHAIIDMANTSRKIRARNVIATLKGSKYPDEKIIVGGHLDSWDLATGAIDNGIGSFAVMDIARTFKALKLKPKRTIEFVLFMGEEQGLLGSRAMVENLKKKGQLDKVRYMLNLDMTNDPTGLNAFGRSDIVPFLSTVGETMKRAEPAFANQMQNQAGLHSDHQPFMLEGVPVVGMNGHLSREVLDCYHANCDRINLVDADQLKNTVRYSTMLLFALADADDIPTRRQTDTQTRDYLVAQGLRTPLQIANEWRWKE
- a CDS encoding FtsL-like putative cell division protein, which codes for MAKNTFRQPEQGAKQKKQRRRLWIASWLNDFIGLDRLFGEDNAWPIRHIDRILWVTFLLVIYIGLNHNAERLVRRIQRTKTQVDELRSQYTVLQADFMKSGKQSELSKRMAALGLTDSQNPPHKVVVKSDEH